Proteins encoded in a region of the Pocillopora verrucosa isolate sample1 chromosome 11, ASM3666991v2, whole genome shotgun sequence genome:
- the LOC131768331 gene encoding uncharacterized skeletal organic matrix protein 5-like: MKFCALIFLVYLAIGAVAGKENKLCRRILDKLSDLEDLIKKKQACCPPEPTPASSCKEIYEKDSASPNKAYNLKLGNKYLSVYCSMDGELGDCGGGGWTLVMKIDGAKHNFNYDSKAWSSRSSVSPENGDTGLAHFETLLPTYWSTSFTKICLGMKVDGATRFLRVNRAAASLYALIADGQYRATSLGRDAWKGLVGPKASLQGNCNREGFNTQGTLSNRAKMRIGIIANEQNDCSSPDSRIGFGGWGPVAEVPCGNVARDGGDNGDQTIRAFGYIFVQ, translated from the exons ATGAAATTTTGTGCGCTCATCTTTCTGGTTTATCTCGCAATTGGTGCTGTTGCTGGCAAGGAAAACAAACTTTGCCGCCGGATATTGGACAAGTTGTCAGATCTTGAGGACCTGATTAAGAAGAAACAGGCCTGCTGTCCGCCAG AGCCAACACCCGCAAGTTCCTGcaaagaaatatatgaaaaagacAG TGCCAGCCCGAACAAGGCGTATAACCTCAAGCTTGGGAACAAATATCTGTCTGTGTATTGTTCCATGGATGGGGAACTCGGAGACTGCGGTGGTGGGGGATGGACGCTGGTCATGAAGATTGACGGTGCAAAG CACAACTTCAACTACGATTCAAAAGCGTGGTCTTCCAGGTCTTCAGTGTCTCCCGAAAATGGAGACACGGGGTTGGCTCACTTTGAGACCCTGTTACCAACGTACTGGAGCACGTCCTTtaccaagatctgtctcggcaTGAAGGTCGATGGAGCAACCAGGTTCTTGCGAGTGAATAGGGCAGCAGCCTCACTGTATGCCCTCATTGCTGATGGTCAGTACCGTGCAACCTCCCTGGGTCGTGATGCATGGAAGGGACTGGTTGGTCCCAAAGCCTCCCTCCAGGGCAACTGTAATCGAGAAGGGTTCAATACGCAGGGAACTTTAAGTAATCGTGCTAAGATGCGAATTGGTATCATTGCTAACGAGCAAAATGATTGTAGTTCCCCTGATTCCAGAATCGGGTTTGGTGGATGGGGACCGGTAGCCGAAGTCCCGTGTGGAAACGTAGCCAGAGACGGCGGGGACAACGGAGACCAAACCATCAGAGCCTTTGGATACATCTTCGTTCAGTAA